One Misgurnus anguillicaudatus chromosome 20, ASM2758022v2, whole genome shotgun sequence DNA segment encodes these proteins:
- the LOC141351612 gene encoding uncharacterized protein produces MLYYFLINLVFCVNSQECVAQLNLRHLLSVSMDGPNVNFKLLKLLQNEHSELHGDAQLISVGSCGLHTLHNAMKAGFTTWQVDKLLRAMHYLFHNVPARREDYTATTGSSTFPRSFCGHRWVENVPVAERAVDIWPMLLTYIDAVQKKKVPNPNTASYDTILAARDDDLIIPKLQFFLSVARSFNPFLIKYQTDEPVLPFLAKDLKELLMALLRRFVKRELLEDRSSLQMITIQVSDEKNWVSLKNVDIGLGAESAIKALQSKSGGKIGELSVLTFRKECLQCLVKVVRKLQDKSPLKFPMVRQIGCLDPTRIHQEPEWCIKQMKSVVQTFLQGKKLTGGSPAGDVIIQQFVSLTSVEGRDERFLAFKPMKDRLDVFLYTTLSTSYPDLLQFCKSLLLLSHGQATVERGFSINKEVETCNLQDRTLESLRLVCDRISSCGGILKVPLTKELLASASSARSQYRLYLENERKKKESAAHALKRKAVEEELLDLRTQHEVLSRVCESLENDADKLAEQAEGKAGSKMAEFIIKSNTLRRRQKEKKEELRQLEERIEEKSSQRRLL; encoded by the exons ATgctgtattattttttaataaacttagTTTTTTGTGTCAATTCACAGGAATGTGTTGCACAACTCAACTTGAGACACCTGCTGTCTGTCAGTATGGATGGCCCAAATGTCAATTTCAAGCTGCTGAAGCTCCTTCAGAACGAACATTCAGAGCTTCATGGGGATGCACAACTCATCAGTGTTGGCAGCTGTGGCTTGCACACCCTCCACAATGCCATGAAAGCAGGATTCACAACATGGCAGGTAGACAAACTGTTGCGAGCTATGCACTACCTCTTCCACAATGTTCCTGCCCGTAGAGAAGATTACACTGCCACCACAGGATCTTCTACTTTTCCCCGATCTTTCTGTGGCCACAGGTGGGTGGAAAATGTCCCTGTGGCTGAGAGAGCTGTCGACATTTGGCCCATGCTTTTAACATACATTGATGCAGTTCAGAAGAAAAAGGTGCCAAACCCCAACACGGCGTCATATGATACCATATTGGCTGCGCGGGATGATGATTTAATAATTCCAAAGCTCCAGTTCTTCTTGTCAGTTGCACGAAGCTTCAACCCCTTCCTGATCAAATATCAGACCGACGAGCCTGTGCTGCCCTTTTTGGCTAAAGATCTGAAAGAACTCCTGATG GCTTTACTGCGACGATTTGTTAAAAGGGAACTTTTAGAGGACCGAAGCTCACTGCAAATGATCACAATCCAGGTATCTGATGAGAAGAACTGGGTCTCTCTTAAAAATGTGGACATCGGCCTGGGTGCTGAATCTGCCATCAAG GCCCTTCAGAGCAAATCAGGAGGCAAGATAGGGGAGCTTTCTGTGCTAACCTTCAGGAAAGAATGTTTGCAGTGCCTTGTTAAGGTAGTCAGGAAATTGCAGGACAAATCCCCCCTAAAGTTTCCTATGGTTAGGCAAATTGGATGCCTTGATCCCACAAGAATCCACCAAGAACCGGAGTGGTGCATCAAGCAAATGAAGAGTGTAGTGCAGACATTCCTTCAGGGAAAGAAATTGACAGGTGGCAGTCCAGCAG GTGATGTTATCATTCAGCAGTTTGTATCCTTGACCTCAGTGGAAGGACGAGATGAACGTTTCCTGGCCTTTAAACCAATGAAGGACCGCCTTGATGTGTTTCTTTACACAACTCTCAGCACATCTTACCCTGACTTACTACAGTTTTGCAAGAGTCTCCTCCTTCTATCCCATGGCCAAGCCACAGTTGAAAGAGGATTTTCAATTAACAAAGAGGTGGAAACATGCAATCTCCAGGATAGAACGCTGGAATCACTTCGATTAGTCTGTGACCGGATCAGCAGTTGTGGGGGCATTTTAAAAGTGCCTCTGACAAAGGAGCTCCTTGCCTCTGCTTCATCTGCAAGATCTCAGTATAGACTGTACCTGgagaatgaaagaaaaaagaaggAGAGTGCCGCACATGCTCTAAAGAGGAAGGCAGTGGAGGAGGAGCTTTTGGACCTCAGAACCCAGCATGAGGTACTAAGCCGTGTTTGTGAGTCACTTGAAAATGATGCAGACAAGTTGGCAGAGCAGGCTGAGGGGAAGGCCGGGTCCAAAATGGCTGAATTTATCATCAAGTCCAACACACTTCGCAGAaggcaaaaagaaaaaaaagaagagCTTCGCCAACTGGAGGAAAGAATTGAAGAGAAGTCTTCACAACGGAGACTTTTGTGA